ACGGTGCGCGCCATCTCCCCTTCGCCGCCCTGCCGGAGATGAGAGAACGGACGGTGGTCATCTCCTCGGCGGGAAAGACCTTCAACACAACGGGCTGGAAGGTTGGTTGGGTCTGCGGGCCGGCGCCGCTCGTCGCCGCGGTGGGCGCTGCGAAGCAGTTCCTGACGTACGCCTCGGGTACTCCGTATCAGGAAGCGCTGGCGCGGGCGCTCGGATCGGTGGAGGAATGGGCGGCGGGCCTGCGGGGCACTCTGCGCGGGAATCGGGATCTCCTGAGCGACGGCCTGACGGAAGCCGGGCTGCGGCCCTTCCGCGCGGACGCCGGCTACTTCGTGCAGGCGGACGTACGGCCGTGGGGGTACTCGGACGGCGTCCGGTTCTGCCGGGACCTTCCGGAACGCGCGGGCGTGGTGGCGATCCCCACCTCGGCGTTCTACGTGAGCGCGGACGCTCCGGCCTGGCTGGTGCGCTTCTCGGTCTGCAAGAGCGGGGACTCGATCCGGCAGGCTGTTGACCAGCTGATCGCAGCTCGCTGACGGAAGCCGGCCGGCATGGCGACGCCCCCGGCTCTCGGTGAACCGGGGGCGCGTGGGGAACGGATGCCGATCGCGGCTGCGAGCCTGTCAGCCCGACGGGCATCGGGGGCGGTGCCGTTGCGCGACACTCCGGAATCGGCAGAAGCCACGGACGGCAGACTCCGAACCGATCAGCCGGCGAACACCTCGCCGCGCGGCCCACCCAACCGCCTGGCTCCACCAGCCCCCGGCCCTCGTCGCGGCCCGCCGTTACCGGCGGATCGACCAGCCGCGTTCGCTCAGGGCGGCGCTCACGGCGGTAGCCGCCTCGGGCCCCACCATGAGCTGCACGAGACCCGCCTGCTGCCCGGTCGAGTGGTCGATCCGGACGTCCTCGATGTTGACCCCGGCACGTCCGGCGTCCGCGAATATCCGCGCCAGCTCGCCCGGCTGGTCGCTGATGAGGACCGCCACCGTCTCGTACGCGGCGGGGGCCTCGCCGTGCTTGCCGGGCACCCGCACGCGGCCCGCGTTGCCCCGGCGCAGGACGTCCTCGATGCCTGCGGCGCCGCCGCGCCGCTTGGCGTCGTCGGCGGACTGGAGGGCGCGCAGCGACTCGACGGTCTCGCCGAGGTCGGCGGCCACGCCCGCGAGTGCGTCGGCGACGGGGCCCGGATTGGCCGACAGGATCTCCACCCACATCCGGGGGTCGGAGGCCGCGATCCGGGTGACGTCGCGGATGCCCTGGCCACAGAGCCGTACGACCGTCTCGTCCGCCGCTTCCAGCCGCGCGGCGACCATCGAGGAGATGAGCTGGGGGGTGTGCGAGACGAGGGCGACGGCCCGGTCGTGGGCATCGGCGTCCA
The Streptomyces lunaelactis genome window above contains:
- a CDS encoding prephenate dehydrogenase, with amino-acid sequence MRTALVIGAGLIGTSAALTLAGRGVTVHLADHDPDRARTAAALGAGSDEPPPGRVDLAIIAVPPAHTATALAEAMRTGTARGYLDVASVKGGPRRELEALGIDLSAYIGTHPMAGKESSGPLAATADLFEGRPWVLTPTPGTDTEVLNLALELVALCRAVPVVMDADAHDRAVALVSHTPQLISSMVAARLEAADETVVRLCGQGIRDVTRIAASDPRMWVEILSANPGPVADALAGVAADLGETVESLRALQSADDAKRRGGAAGIEDVLRRGNAGRVRVPGKHGEAPAAYETVAVLISDQPGELARIFADAGRAGVNIEDVRIDHSTGQQAGLVQLMVGPEAATAVSAALSERGWSIRR